The following are encoded together in the Nocardioides okcheonensis genome:
- the lipA gene encoding lipoyl synthase, which yields MTAPAPEGRKLLRLEIRNAETPIERKPEWIKTKAKMGPEYTALQNLVKSEGLHTVCQEAGCPNIFECWEDREATFLIGGEQCTRRCDFCQIDTGKPAPLDRDEPRRVAESVQKMQLKYATITGVARDDLPDGGAWLYAETVRAIHALNPGTGVENLIPDFNGKPDLLTEVFESRPEVLAHNVETVPRIFKRIRPAFRYDRSLDVITQARDFGLVTKSNLILGMGETREEVSQALRDLHDAGCELITITQYLRPSPRHHPVERWVKPEEFVELKAEADEIGFAGALSGPLVRSSYRAGRLYGQAMDARAAATV from the coding sequence GTGACTGCCCCTGCACCCGAAGGACGCAAGCTCCTCCGCCTGGAGATCCGCAACGCCGAGACGCCGATCGAGCGCAAGCCCGAGTGGATCAAGACGAAGGCGAAGATGGGGCCGGAGTACACCGCCCTGCAGAACCTGGTGAAGTCCGAGGGACTCCACACGGTCTGCCAGGAGGCCGGGTGCCCCAACATCTTCGAGTGCTGGGAGGACCGCGAGGCCACCTTCCTCATCGGCGGCGAGCAGTGCACCCGCCGCTGCGACTTCTGCCAGATCGACACCGGCAAGCCCGCCCCGCTCGACCGCGACGAGCCCCGCCGGGTGGCCGAGTCGGTGCAGAAGATGCAGCTCAAGTACGCCACCATCACCGGCGTCGCGCGCGACGACCTGCCCGACGGCGGCGCGTGGCTCTACGCCGAGACCGTCCGCGCGATCCACGCGCTCAACCCGGGCACCGGGGTGGAGAACCTGATCCCCGACTTCAACGGCAAGCCCGACCTGCTCACCGAGGTGTTCGAGAGCCGTCCCGAGGTGCTGGCCCACAACGTGGAGACCGTGCCGCGGATCTTCAAGCGGATCCGCCCGGCGTTCCGCTACGACCGGTCCCTGGACGTGATCACCCAGGCCCGCGACTTCGGGCTGGTCACCAAGTCCAACCTGATCCTCGGCATGGGCGAGACCCGCGAGGAGGTCTCGCAGGCGCTGCGCGACCTGCACGACGCGGGCTGTGAGCTGATCACCATCACCCAGTACCTGCGCCCCTCCCCGCGCCACCACCCCGTCGAGCGGTGGGTCAAGCCCGAGGAGTTCGTCGAGCTCAAGGCCGAGGCCGACGAGATCGGCTTCGCCGGCGCCCTCTCGGGTCCGCTGGTCCGCTCGTCCTACCGCGCCGGCCGGCTGTACGGTCAGGCCATGGACGCCCGCGCCGCCGCGACCGTCTGA
- a CDS encoding xanthine dehydrogenase family protein molybdopterin-binding subunit, whose protein sequence is MTTTSERTSSRTEQPVIGDDATRVDGPLKVTGGVPYADDLAPRDALVGVLVGSTVAAGTVTLVDTTDALAAPGVVEVITHRNAPRVARPNESAAGRAPVPPFQDDRVRFRGDYVALVVAQTREEAVHAASLLHVHVDADEPVVDLNDPRAVREDDDPVGADSVRGDLERGLAEADVVVEADYATGDNTNNPIGLFAACAQWDGDALTMWATTQWPFNVADSLAEAFDVPREGVQVLCPYLGGGFGSGLRPWPFIHAAAMAARVVGRPVRVVLSRTQMFTGVGHRPETVQRVRLGARRDGTLTAVEHTATVPAALDDDNPEDVVSGTRQGYAVEHLRTDVDQVRLHISPPGSMRAPGEAQGNFALETALDELAVELGVDPVELRLRNYAETNPDQDDLPWSSKALDECLRRGAELIGWDDRDPTPRSMRDGDDLVGYGMAAVSFFYFQQPCSVRLVVRADGSAVVHSSAMDIGTGTYTVVTQVAARHLGLDLADVEVVLGDSSLPASPPAGGSGLAMAITNAVARAAASLLDDLGLGDAPGRAALSGAVGQRDEVSAEATATPPDPSEVGMSPSGAFGAKFAKVRVDADLGLVRVERLVSVVDCGEVLNERTARSQVVGGTVGGIGHALLEHTVTDLHAGPQTGRITNAHLADYLVAVSADVPDLEVEFVGGPDRLNPVGVKGVGEIGLCGVAAAIGNAVFHATGRRVRRLPITPDLLL, encoded by the coding sequence GTGACCACGACGTCCGAGCGCACCAGCAGCCGCACCGAACAGCCCGTGATCGGCGACGACGCGACCCGCGTCGACGGTCCCCTCAAGGTGACCGGCGGGGTCCCCTACGCCGACGACCTCGCCCCCCGCGACGCGCTGGTCGGCGTGCTGGTGGGCAGCACCGTGGCGGCCGGCACCGTCACGCTCGTCGACACCACCGACGCGCTGGCGGCGCCCGGCGTGGTCGAGGTGATCACCCATCGCAACGCCCCGCGCGTCGCCCGGCCGAACGAGTCGGCCGCCGGGCGGGCACCGGTGCCGCCGTTCCAGGACGACCGGGTGCGCTTCCGCGGCGACTACGTCGCGCTGGTCGTCGCGCAGACGCGCGAGGAGGCGGTCCACGCCGCGTCGCTGCTCCACGTCCACGTCGACGCCGACGAGCCCGTCGTCGACCTCAACGACCCCCGTGCCGTCCGCGAGGACGACGACCCGGTGGGCGCCGACAGCGTCCGCGGCGACCTCGAGCGCGGCCTCGCGGAGGCCGACGTGGTCGTCGAGGCCGACTACGCCACCGGCGACAACACCAACAACCCGATCGGCCTGTTCGCCGCCTGCGCGCAGTGGGACGGCGACGCGCTGACCATGTGGGCGACCACCCAGTGGCCGTTCAACGTGGCCGACAGCCTGGCCGAGGCGTTCGACGTGCCCCGCGAGGGCGTGCAGGTGCTGTGCCCCTACCTCGGCGGCGGCTTCGGGTCGGGCCTGCGGCCGTGGCCGTTCATCCACGCCGCCGCGATGGCCGCCCGCGTCGTCGGGCGCCCGGTGCGGGTCGTGCTCAGCCGGACGCAGATGTTCACCGGGGTCGGCCACCGCCCCGAGACGGTGCAGCGCGTACGCCTCGGGGCGCGGCGCGACGGCACCCTGACCGCGGTCGAGCACACCGCGACCGTCCCGGCAGCGCTCGACGACGACAACCCCGAGGACGTCGTCTCCGGCACCCGCCAGGGCTACGCCGTGGAGCACCTGCGCACCGACGTCGACCAGGTCCGGCTGCACATCTCACCGCCCGGCTCGATGCGGGCGCCCGGCGAGGCGCAGGGCAACTTCGCGCTGGAGACCGCGCTCGACGAGCTCGCGGTCGAATTGGGCGTCGACCCGGTCGAGCTCCGGCTGCGCAACTACGCCGAGACCAACCCCGACCAGGACGACCTGCCGTGGTCGAGCAAGGCGCTCGACGAGTGCCTGCGGCGCGGCGCCGAGCTGATCGGCTGGGACGACCGCGACCCGACGCCGCGCTCGATGCGCGACGGCGACGACCTCGTCGGCTACGGCATGGCGGCGGTGTCGTTCTTCTACTTCCAGCAGCCCTGCTCCGTACGCCTCGTGGTGCGCGCCGACGGCAGCGCCGTCGTGCACTCCTCGGCGATGGACATCGGGACCGGGACCTACACGGTGGTCACGCAGGTCGCGGCCCGCCACCTCGGGCTCGACCTGGCCGACGTCGAGGTCGTCCTCGGCGACAGCTCGCTGCCGGCCTCTCCCCCGGCCGGCGGGTCCGGGCTGGCGATGGCGATCACCAACGCGGTCGCGCGCGCGGCCGCGTCCCTGCTCGACGACCTCGGCCTCGGCGACGCCCCCGGGCGCGCGGCGCTGTCCGGAGCAGTCGGGCAGCGCGACGAGGTGTCCGCCGAGGCGACCGCCACCCCACCCGACCCCTCCGAGGTCGGCATGTCGCCCTCGGGCGCCTTCGGGGCGAAGTTCGCCAAGGTCCGCGTGGACGCCGACCTCGGGCTGGTCCGCGTCGAGCGGCTGGTGTCGGTCGTGGACTGCGGCGAGGTGCTCAACGAGCGCACCGCGCGCAGCCAGGTCGTCGGCGGCACGGTCGGCGGGATCGGGCACGCCCTGCTCGAGCACACCGTCACCGACCTGCACGCCGGCCCGCAGACCGGGCGGATCACCAACGCCCACCTCGCCGACTACCTCGTCGCCGTCAGCGCGGACGTCCCCGACCTCGAGGTCGAGTTCGTCGGCGGGCCCGACCGGCTCAACCCGGTGGGCGTCAAGGGTGTCGGCGAGATCGGGCTGTGCGGCGTCGCGGCGGCCATCGGCAACGCGGTCTTCCACGCCACCGGACGGCGCGTGCGCCGTCTGCCGATCACGCCCGACCTGCTGCTCTGA
- a CDS encoding FAD binding domain-containing protein translates to MHPFTHVRADDVAAAAAALTSDAVARAVQTPDDVVVLAGGTTQYDLMKDGVWSPGTLVDITDLPLVDVAREDDVLVVGAGVTMADLAVHDAVAGLDVLRDSLLLAASPQLRTMATVGGNLLQRTRCRYFRDPEVAQCNKRVPGSGCAAVEGTARMHAVLGVDAGCISAHPSDLAVALVALDARVRLLGPDGTRTVPVTDLHVRADDDPARDNTLRAGELLTHLEVPLPDARTGYLKVRERASYEFALTSAAVVARVEDDRLAHVAIGLGGVGSVPWRARRAEEVLAGQRPTLALFEQAAEAELADAFTVPGTTFKPELARRTLVRQLRDVTGASA, encoded by the coding sequence GTGCACCCCTTCACCCACGTCCGCGCCGACGACGTCGCCGCAGCCGCCGCGGCGCTGACCTCCGACGCCGTCGCGCGAGCCGTCCAGACGCCCGACGACGTCGTCGTCCTCGCCGGCGGCACCACGCAGTACGACCTGATGAAGGACGGCGTCTGGTCGCCCGGCACCCTCGTGGACATCACCGACCTCCCGCTCGTCGACGTCGCGCGCGAGGACGACGTCCTCGTGGTCGGCGCCGGGGTGACGATGGCCGACCTGGCGGTGCACGACGCGGTCGCGGGCCTCGACGTCCTGCGCGACTCGCTGCTGCTCGCCGCCTCACCCCAGCTCCGCACCATGGCCACCGTCGGCGGCAACCTGCTGCAGCGGACCCGCTGCCGCTACTTCCGCGACCCGGAGGTCGCCCAGTGCAACAAGCGGGTCCCCGGCAGCGGGTGCGCGGCGGTCGAGGGCACGGCCCGGATGCACGCCGTCCTCGGCGTCGACGCCGGCTGCATCTCGGCGCACCCCTCCGACCTCGCGGTCGCCCTCGTGGCGCTGGACGCGCGCGTGCGGCTGCTCGGCCCGGACGGCACGCGCACGGTGCCGGTCACCGACCTGCACGTCCGCGCCGACGACGACCCCGCTCGCGACAACACGCTCCGGGCCGGTGAGCTCCTCACCCACCTCGAGGTCCCGCTCCCCGACGCCCGCACCGGCTACCTCAAGGTGCGCGAGCGCGCGTCGTACGAGTTCGCACTCACGTCCGCGGCCGTCGTCGCCCGGGTCGAGGACGACCGCCTCGCCCACGTCGCGATCGGGCTCGGCGGCGTCGGGTCGGTGCCCTGGCGGGCCCGCCGCGCCGAGGAGGTCCTGGCCGGGCAGCGGCCGACGCTCGCGCTGTTCGAGCAGGCCGCCGAGGCCGAGCTCGCGGACGCCTTCACCGTCCCCGGCACCACCTTCAAGCCCGAGCTGGCCCGCCGCACCCTCGTGCGCCAGCTCCGCGACGTGACAGGAGCGAGCGCGTGA
- a CDS encoding (2Fe-2S)-binding protein has protein sequence MSRTSVNLTVNGDQHVVEVDTRRSLLDLLRDDLGLTGTQKGCDQGACGACTVHLDGRRRLSCLTLAVQAEGHAVTTIEGIGTGDALHPVQQAFLDCDAFQCGACTAGQVMSAVALLDEVERPGAEEVRELMSGNLCRCGAYPRIVDAVLAAAGSGPAAAATEA, from the coding sequence ATGAGCCGGACGTCCGTCAACCTGACCGTCAACGGGGACCAGCACGTGGTGGAGGTGGACACGCGGCGCTCGTTGCTCGACCTGCTGCGCGACGACCTCGGCCTCACCGGCACGCAGAAGGGTTGCGACCAGGGAGCGTGCGGCGCCTGCACCGTCCACCTCGACGGCCGCCGCCGCCTCTCCTGCCTCACCCTCGCAGTACAGGCCGAGGGGCACGCGGTCACCACCATCGAGGGCATCGGGACCGGCGACGCGCTGCACCCGGTCCAGCAGGCGTTCCTCGACTGCGACGCCTTCCAGTGCGGCGCGTGCACGGCCGGGCAGGTGATGTCGGCGGTGGCGCTGCTCGACGAGGTCGAACGCCCCGGGGCCGAGGAGGTCCGCGAGCTGATGAGCGGCAACCTGTGCCGCTGCGGCGCGTACCCGCGCATCGTCGACGCGGTCCTCGCCGCCGCCGGCTCGGGCCCGGCTGCCGCCGCGACGGAGGCCTGA
- a CDS encoding DUF4188 domain-containing protein: protein MAAPSSRRVPRAYAAAEGRAPRGVRSGQVVADPQGDDVVVFVIGMRINRLRKVRSWWPSFVGMPKMLRELAEADRGLLGVQTFWAGRVLLTIQYWRSAEELGAYARDASLSHAPAWGAFNKRAAATGDVGIFHETYVVPSDRIESVYANMTDFGLARAVGAVPRGERSGTTAHERLDTTEPDYVDAER, encoded by the coding sequence ATGGCAGCACCGAGCAGCCGGCGTGTCCCGCGGGCGTACGCCGCCGCCGAGGGCCGCGCGCCCCGCGGCGTGCGGAGCGGGCAGGTCGTCGCCGACCCGCAGGGCGACGACGTCGTCGTCTTCGTGATCGGGATGCGCATCAACCGCCTGCGCAAGGTCCGCAGCTGGTGGCCCTCCTTCGTCGGCATGCCGAAGATGCTGCGCGAGCTCGCCGAGGCCGACCGCGGCCTGCTCGGGGTGCAGACCTTCTGGGCCGGACGCGTCCTGCTCACCATCCAGTACTGGCGCAGCGCCGAAGAGCTCGGCGCCTACGCCCGCGACGCCTCGCTGTCGCACGCGCCCGCCTGGGGCGCCTTCAACAAGCGGGCGGCCGCGACCGGCGACGTCGGGATCTTCCACGAGACCTACGTCGTGCCGAGCGACCGGATCGAGAGCGTCTACGCGAACATGACCGACTTCGGGCTGGCGCGGGCCGTCGGGGCCGTCCCCCGCGGGGAGCGCTCCGGCACCACCGCGCACGAGCGCCTCGACACCACCGAGCCCGACTACGTCGACGCCGAGCGCTGA
- a CDS encoding MerR family transcriptional regulator, whose product MSELAERTGVPVPTIKYYVREGLLPEGEKRTPRLTDYDERHVRRLELLRILREVGDVPVEGLRRLVAATEVRGTVQELFAVAADAIAPTPPAAGPAREATRAVADRLIAEAGWHHVRAESVDRDNLAATLELLGAYDTHPRDPAELAPYLAAADQLARDEIGHLDGSKDRVGLLEEMIVGQVVFATVLTTLRRLAEEHHSYERFAEDRRD is encoded by the coding sequence ATGTCGGAGCTGGCGGAGCGGACCGGGGTGCCGGTGCCGACCATCAAGTACTACGTCCGCGAGGGGCTGCTGCCCGAGGGCGAGAAGCGCACGCCACGCCTCACCGACTACGACGAGCGCCACGTGCGCCGCCTCGAGCTGCTGCGGATCCTCCGCGAGGTCGGCGACGTGCCCGTCGAGGGGCTGCGCCGCCTGGTCGCGGCGACCGAGGTGCGCGGCACCGTCCAGGAGCTGTTCGCGGTCGCGGCCGACGCGATCGCGCCGACCCCGCCCGCGGCCGGTCCGGCCCGCGAGGCCACCCGGGCCGTGGCGGACCGGCTGATCGCCGAGGCGGGGTGGCACCACGTCCGGGCCGAGTCGGTGGACCGCGACAACCTCGCGGCGACGCTCGAGCTGCTCGGCGCCTACGACACCCACCCGCGCGACCCGGCCGAGCTCGCCCCCTACCTCGCGGCCGCCGACCAGCTCGCCCGCGACGAGATCGGCCACCTCGACGGCAGCAAGGACCGGGTCGGGCTGCTGGAGGAGATGATCGTGGGACAGGTGGTCTTCGCCACCGTCCTCACCACGCTGCGGCGGCTCGCCGAGGAGCACCACTCCTACGAGCGGTTCGCCGAGGACCGACGCGACTGA
- the lipB gene encoding lipoyl(octanoyl) transferase LipB: MSLDVNALDFEVAGLGDDAVDYLAAWDVQRRVHEEVVAGTRGGTVLLLEHPPVFTAGKRTDPHERPADPGGAPVIDVDRGGKITFHGPGQLVGYPIVALPDHVKVVDYVRRVEEALIAVCTDHGVTTARIPGRSGVWLREDDRGPERKIAAIGIRVSRGVTMHGFALNCDVDLGWYDRFVPCGIADAGVTSLSRELGRDVTVDDVLPSVRRHLATYLAWQPYDATPDYDARPEPGRGPRIQLVTPGA; encoded by the coding sequence ATGTCGCTGGACGTGAACGCGCTGGACTTCGAGGTCGCCGGGCTCGGCGACGACGCCGTCGACTACCTCGCCGCGTGGGACGTGCAGCGGCGGGTGCACGAGGAGGTCGTCGCCGGCACCCGCGGTGGCACCGTCCTGCTGCTCGAGCACCCGCCGGTCTTCACCGCCGGCAAGCGCACCGACCCGCACGAGCGCCCGGCCGACCCGGGCGGCGCCCCCGTCATCGACGTCGACCGCGGCGGCAAGATCACCTTCCACGGCCCCGGCCAGCTCGTCGGCTACCCGATCGTCGCGCTGCCCGACCACGTCAAGGTCGTCGACTACGTGCGGCGCGTCGAGGAGGCGCTGATCGCGGTGTGCACCGACCACGGCGTCACCACGGCGCGCATCCCCGGGCGCAGCGGCGTGTGGCTGCGCGAGGACGACCGCGGGCCGGAGCGCAAGATCGCCGCGATCGGCATCCGGGTCAGCCGCGGCGTCACGATGCACGGTTTCGCGCTCAACTGCGACGTCGACCTGGGGTGGTACGACCGGTTCGTGCCGTGCGGGATCGCCGACGCGGGCGTCACGTCGCTGAGCCGCGAGCTCGGCCGCGACGTCACCGTCGACGACGTCCTGCCGAGCGTGCGGCGGCACCTCGCGACGTACCTCGCGTGGCAGCCCTACGACGCGACGCCCGACTACGACGCCCGGCCCGAGCCCGGTCGCGGTCCGCGGATCCAGCTGGTCACCCCCGGCGCCTGA
- a CDS encoding TIGR01777 family oxidoreductase, producing the protein MRVVIAGASGFLGTHLTEHLRSHGHEVTTLVRRDPTSSHESRWDPSRGEVDAAVVTRADAVVNLAGASIAGNPHSGRWAEEVLESRISTTGLLARTVAAAERPPALLAGNGIAWYGDHGDALVTEDADSRGDAFLTRVTREWSAAADPARDAGARVCVLRTAPVMDRTSPPLRQLRLLFKAGLGARLGSGEQYFPMISLRDWIGSVAYLLESRDVSGAFNLCCPTTPTNAEFTRELARAVRRPAFLAAPAAILKVAAGDLSSELLASVNARPAALERAGYDFEDEDVREVLAAALS; encoded by the coding sequence ATGCGCGTCGTCATCGCCGGAGCGTCCGGGTTCCTCGGCACCCACCTGACCGAGCACCTGCGGTCCCACGGCCACGAGGTGACCACCCTCGTGCGCCGCGACCCCACCTCCTCGCACGAGTCCCGCTGGGACCCCTCGCGCGGCGAGGTCGACGCGGCGGTGGTCACCCGGGCGGACGCCGTGGTCAACCTGGCGGGCGCGAGCATCGCCGGCAACCCGCACTCGGGCCGCTGGGCCGAGGAGGTCCTGGAGAGCCGGATCTCGACGACCGGGCTGCTCGCCCGCACCGTCGCCGCCGCCGAGCGGCCGCCCGCGCTGCTCGCCGGCAACGGCATCGCCTGGTACGGCGACCACGGCGACGCGCTCGTCACCGAGGACGCCGACAGCCGCGGCGACGCCTTCCTCACCCGGGTCACCCGCGAGTGGTCCGCGGCCGCGGACCCGGCCCGCGACGCCGGCGCCCGGGTGTGCGTGCTGCGCACCGCGCCGGTGATGGACCGCACCTCTCCCCCGCTCCGGCAGCTGCGGCTGCTGTTCAAGGCCGGGCTCGGCGCGCGCCTGGGCTCGGGCGAGCAGTACTTCCCGATGATCTCGCTGCGCGACTGGATCGGCTCGGTGGCCTACCTGCTGGAGTCGCGCGACGTGTCCGGCGCCTTCAACCTCTGCTGCCCGACCACCCCGACCAACGCCGAGTTCACCCGCGAGCTCGCCCGGGCCGTACGCCGCCCCGCCTTCCTCGCCGCGCCCGCCGCGATCCTCAAGGTCGCCGCCGGCGACCTCTCCTCGGAGCTGCTGGCCTCGGTCAACGCCCGTCCGGCCGCGCTGGAGCGGGCCGGCTACGACTTCGAGGACGAGGACGTGCGCGAGGTGCTGGCGGCGGCGCTGTCCTGA